One region of Alphaproteobacteria bacterium genomic DNA includes:
- the dnaN gene encoding DNA polymerase III subunit beta, translating to MKVVLERNVLLKTLGHVQSVVERRNTIPILANVLIRADKDGVSFVATDMDLEMTEKVAAQVSKPGSKTAPAHTLYDIVRKLPEGAQVELSATDSGNQMSLSSGRSNFKLGCLPVDDFPTMSEGDLQHRFTLSSADFKTLIDRTRFAMSVEETRYYLNGIYIHTTKTKGDLAVLRAVATDGHRLARLEMPAPREAGAMSGVILPRKAVAEIRKLLDETTADITIALSASKARVSFDNVVMTSKLIDGTFPDYERVIPTGNDKVLEVPAKVLANAVDRVATISSEKSRAIKIALSKNLLTLSASSPEAGSAVEELEVSYKGEAIEIGFNARYLLDILSQIEGEGARFSMADAASPTIVQDVSDASALYVLMPMRV from the coding sequence ATGAAGGTTGTTCTGGAACGTAATGTTCTCCTTAAAACACTTGGTCACGTACAAAGTGTGGTAGAGCGGCGCAATACTATCCCCATTCTTGCCAATGTCCTTATCCGAGCAGACAAAGACGGTGTGTCGTTTGTTGCCACTGATATGGATTTGGAAATGACCGAAAAGGTCGCGGCGCAAGTTTCAAAACCCGGCTCCAAAACCGCACCCGCACACACCCTTTACGACATTGTGCGCAAACTTCCTGAAGGCGCGCAGGTGGAATTATCTGCAACCGATAGCGGCAATCAAATGTCGCTGTCATCGGGTCGCTCCAACTTCAAACTAGGCTGCTTGCCGGTTGATGATTTCCCGACCATGTCGGAAGGCGATTTACAACATCGCTTCACCCTATCATCTGCCGATTTCAAAACATTGATTGACCGTACACGCTTTGCGATGTCGGTCGAAGAAACGCGTTATTATTTAAACGGTATATACATCCATACCACCAAGACCAAAGGTGATTTGGCGGTGCTGCGCGCTGTTGCAACCGATGGTCATCGCTTGGCACGTCTGGAAATGCCTGCTCCGCGTGAAGCGGGCGCTATGTCTGGCGTTATTCTGCCGCGTAAAGCTGTTGCTGAAATCCGCAAACTACTGGATGAAACGACAGCGGACATTACCATCGCCCTTTCCGCCAGCAAGGCACGTGTCAGCTTTGATAATGTGGTGATGACCTCCAAGCTGATTGACGGAACCTTCCCTGATTACGAGCGCGTTATTCCAACAGGTAATGACAAGGTTCTGGAAGTTCCTGCCAAAGTATTAGCCAATGCGGTTGACCGCGTTGCGACCATTTCATCTGAAAAATCCCGCGCGATCAAAATCGCCCTCTCGAAAAACCTTCTCACCCTTTCTGCAAGCAGTCCCGAAGCTGGCAGCGCGGTTGAAGAACTGGAAGTTTCCTATAAGGGTGAAGCAATTGAAATCGGGTTCAATGCCCGCTATCTGCTCGACATCCTTTCACAAATTGAAGGCGAAGGGGCGCGGTTCAGCATGGCCGATGCAGCATCTCCTACCATCGTTCAAGATGTGTCGGATGCCAGCGCACTTTATGTGCTGATGCCGATGCGTGTTTAA
- a CDS encoding OsmC family protein, with translation MVQINIVYKNQLRCEATHEPSGTTLITDAPKDNQGMAASFSPTDLVATALGTCILTTMEIVARRMDIALDGSTATVEKEMATLPSRKIGKLTVHITIPVKVSDEARQKLEHAAHACPVHKSLHPDVQMPITFNWA, from the coding sequence ATGGTCCAAATCAATATCGTCTATAAAAACCAGCTTCGCTGCGAAGCAACGCATGAACCATCGGGCACAACGCTCATCACCGATGCGCCTAAAGACAATCAGGGCATGGCGGCCAGCTTTTCGCCAACTGATTTGGTGGCAACTGCGCTCGGCACCTGCATCCTTACCACCATGGAAATTGTGGCACGGCGAATGGACATTGCGCTGGATGGTTCTACCGCCACGGTTGAAAAAGAAATGGCAACCCTGCCTTCCCGCAAAATCGGCAAGCTGACCGTGCACATCACCATTCCCGTCAAAGTCAGCGATGAGGCACGGCAGAAACTGGAGCATGCAGCCCATGCCTGCCCTGTGCATAAAAGCCTGCACCCTGATGTCCAAATGCCCATCACCTTTAACTGGGCATAA
- the rpsT gene encoding 30S ribosomal protein S20 — protein sequence MATHKSAEKRARQSIVRTARNKARKSRVHTATRKIDEAVAKKDYKAAQEALRLAQPELARAASKGMIPKKRAARKMSRLSARVKKLKQA from the coding sequence ATGGCTACCCATAAATCCGCAGAGAAACGCGCACGTCAATCCATCGTTCGCACTGCTCGCAACAAAGCGCGCAAATCCCGCGTACACACTGCAACGCGCAAAATCGACGAAGCAGTTGCAAAAAAAGATTACAAAGCAGCACAAGAAGCGCTTCGTTTAGCACAACCAGAACTCGCGCGCGCAGCAAGCAAAGGCATGATCCCGAAAAAACGTGCTGCACGCAAAATGTCACGCCTATCCGCCCGCGTAAAGAAATTGAAGCAAGCATAA
- the dnaA gene encoding chromosomal replication initiator protein DnaA produces the protein MSSSFKSPSSVSASPSWEMVKGKIREQFGETIFKRWLEPLSCKHWGAETHLTLPTRFMKDWVDTHYLDKLKTLFQEVDATVKEIQVTVESALTNNSTTSAETSRPAANVLPLRSEDKNSRPSSIQSSGLSNTAGGFTGDRDDISSPLDPRFTFESFVVGKPNELAYAAARRVAEANQVSFNPLFLYGGVGLGKTHLMHAIAWHIRKSNPARRVMYLSAEKFMYQFVRALRFKDTMAFKEQFRSIDVLMIDDIQFISGKDSTQEEFFHTFNTLVDQNRQVIVSADKSPHDLEKIEERLRSRLGWGLCADLHPTSYELRLGILHTKAEAMKCQVPEKVLEFLGHRITSNVRELEGALNRIIAHSQLIGRPITLETTQELLQDLLRATSRRVTIEEIQKKVAEHYNVKLADMHSPRRARAVARPRQVAMYLAKQLTTRSLPEIGRKFGGRDHTTVIHAVRKIEELRGGDATLSEDVELLKRLLQQ, from the coding sequence ATGTCGTCATCGTTTAAATCACCAAGCTCCGTTTCCGCTTCACCATCATGGGAGATGGTAAAGGGTAAAATCCGCGAGCAATTTGGTGAGACCATTTTCAAACGCTGGCTGGAACCCTTGTCCTGCAAGCATTGGGGCGCTGAAACCCATCTTACGCTGCCAACCCGCTTCATGAAGGATTGGGTCGATACCCATTATCTGGATAAGCTTAAGACCCTGTTTCAGGAAGTCGATGCTACGGTCAAAGAAATTCAAGTCACTGTAGAAAGCGCCCTCACCAATAACAGCACAACCTCCGCTGAAACTTCTCGCCCTGCCGCCAATGTCCTACCCCTGCGCAGCGAAGATAAAAATTCCCGCCCATCTTCTATTCAATCCTCAGGTCTTTCAAACACCGCTGGTGGATTTACTGGTGACCGCGACGATATTTCTTCCCCGCTTGACCCGCGCTTCACCTTCGAAAGCTTCGTTGTTGGCAAACCGAACGAACTCGCTTACGCCGCTGCGCGCCGCGTTGCTGAAGCCAATCAAGTCAGCTTCAACCCGCTTTTCCTGTATGGCGGCGTTGGTCTTGGTAAAACCCATTTGATGCACGCCATCGCTTGGCATATCCGCAAAAGCAATCCTGCCCGCCGCGTGATGTATTTATCGGCTGAAAAGTTCATGTATCAGTTCGTGCGCGCCCTGCGTTTCAAAGATACGATGGCGTTTAAAGAACAATTCCGCTCCATCGACGTGCTAATGATTGATGATATTCAATTCATCAGCGGCAAGGATTCAACACAGGAAGAATTCTTCCATACCTTTAATACATTGGTTGACCAAAACCGTCAGGTGATTGTGTCTGCCGATAAATCCCCGCATGATCTGGAAAAGATCGAAGAACGTCTTCGCTCACGCTTGGGTTGGGGTCTATGCGCTGATCTTCACCCCACCAGCTACGAATTGCGTTTGGGCATTTTGCATACCAAGGCCGAAGCCATGAAATGCCAGGTTCCAGAAAAAGTTCTGGAATTCTTGGGCCACCGCATCACCTCCAACGTCCGTGAACTCGAAGGTGCGCTTAACCGTATCATCGCCCATTCACAACTGATTGGCCGCCCTATCACCTTGGAAACCACCCAAGAACTGCTTCAGGATTTACTGCGTGCAACATCACGCCGCGTAACGATCGAAGAAATTCAAAAGAAGGTCGCAGAACACTACAATGTGAAGCTGGCAGATATGCACTCCCCCCGCCGTGCACGTGCTGTTGCCCGCCCACGCCAGGTTGCAATGTATTTGGCAAAGCAGCTGACTACCCGTTCATTGCCGGAAATTGGCCGTAAATTCGGCGGCCGTGACCACACAACGGTTATTCACGCAGTTCGCAAAATCGAAGAATTGCGCGGCGGCGATGCGACCTTGTCGGAAGACGTCGAATTGTTGAAACGCCTATTGCAACAATAA